One part of the Gemmatimonadota bacterium genome encodes these proteins:
- a CDS encoding NAD(P)H-dependent oxidoreductase, which translates to MSDREDWCDLGPVEDLAQREIQPVDARGLKLALVHRNGRFTAISGACNHVGGPLGEGVLDGEYVVCPWHFWKFHHETGEGEPGYEADRVPTYAVEVRDGRVYVNRVAATRRAKAPHAPHPLARDVHRDEGPVRVVGISTTMMPATYPRYSTSEALLDHALDHAEAQGSRVQRIRLRDLAFRPCEGFYSKSAHACTWPCSITQMDPTDQMDRVYEAFVHGADVILLATPIRWGAASSLYYRMVERMNCIQNQETIAGRHLLRNKVVGLIITGGQDNVQGLAGQMLGFFAELGCQFPQFPYIAHSRGWSAEDMENNVRHVQESEALREGARGLVERCVEMAELMIAGHVDRQKLVRGGRKGASLRPAG; encoded by the coding sequence ATGAGCGACCGTGAGGACTGGTGCGACCTCGGACCCGTGGAGGACCTGGCGCAGCGGGAGATCCAGCCGGTGGACGCGCGCGGGCTGAAGCTGGCCCTGGTGCACCGGAACGGCCGCTTCACGGCGATCTCGGGCGCCTGCAACCACGTGGGCGGCCCGCTGGGCGAGGGGGTGCTCGACGGCGAATACGTGGTCTGCCCCTGGCACTTCTGGAAATTCCACCATGAGACGGGCGAAGGCGAGCCGGGCTACGAGGCGGACCGGGTCCCGACGTACGCGGTGGAGGTGCGGGACGGTCGCGTCTACGTGAACCGCGTCGCCGCCACCCGGCGCGCGAAGGCCCCGCACGCACCCCATCCGCTCGCGCGCGACGTGCACCGGGATGAAGGCCCGGTGCGCGTGGTGGGGATCTCCACCACCATGATGCCGGCAACCTACCCGCGCTACAGCACCTCGGAGGCGCTGCTCGACCACGCGCTGGACCACGCCGAGGCGCAGGGCAGCCGCGTGCAGCGCATCCGGCTCCGCGACCTCGCCTTCCGACCGTGCGAGGGCTTCTACTCCAAGTCGGCGCATGCCTGCACCTGGCCGTGCTCCATCACGCAGATGGACCCGACCGACCAGATGGACCGCGTCTACGAAGCCTTCGTGCACGGCGCGGACGTGATCCTGCTGGCGACACCCATCCGGTGGGGTGCGGCGAGCTCGCTCTACTACCGGATGGTGGAGCGCATGAACTGCATCCAGAACCAGGAGACCATCGCGGGCCGCCACCTGCTCCGGAACAAGGTCGTGGGGCTGATCATCACGGGCGGCCAGGACAACGTGCAGGGGCTGGCCGGCCAGATGCTCGGGTTCTTCGCGGAGCTCGGCTGCCAGTTCCCCCAGTTCCCCTACATCGCCCACTCGCGCGGCTGGAGCGCCGAGGACATGGAGAACAACGTGCGCCATGTCCAGGAGAGCGAGGCGCTGCGCGAAGGCGCGCGCGGTCTGGTGGAGCGCTGCGTGGAGATGGCCGAGCTGATGATCGCCGGGCACGTGG